The nucleotide sequence CTCACAAAATTCCATATCAGCAAGCTTAGTTGTTTTGCTTATATCTGCAGCCTTTTTTAAGGACTCTACCTCAATGTCCATGGCTCCGATTATTCCTATAACTTCATTTCCTGAATTCTGCATTTTTACCTCCAAATATTTTTCTATAGATTGTTTCAAACTATTTCCAATTTACGTCGATATTTTCTTATTAATTATTATATGATAAAATCATCTGAAATAAAAAGCAAAGGGATTAATATTATGGAAATTTTATCAAATCATATTGTTGAAATAAAGAATGGCAAGTCAGAACGGGAATTTATTATTTTATCCAAGGAAAAAGAGGTTGGATCTGTTGTGATTTCTGAAAAGGGAGAGATCTATTTTGAACTAGATCCTGAAAGCCGTCATAAACATTTCGCCACAAATGCCCTTTTTATTCTGATGCCCTATATCCACGAGCATCTTCACGAACCCATTATCCACGCGGTAATACCGGTTGAAAATGAAATGGCAAAACACGTTGTGGAGCATAACGGATACGAGATTGTTTCTAAAGATTCAAATAATATTTACTATGAGCACCGAATCTATGAAACAAGGCTTGACGACGATTATATTCCTTCTGACGGACTGAAAGTCATATATCTGGCCGGCGGATGTTTCTGGGGAATGGAACGTGCCTTTAAGGAGTTAAAGGGTGTTGTAGAAACCAAGGTCGGCTATGCAAACGGTCATATTAAAAATCCGACTTACGAAGAAGTTTGCCGACACGAGACCGGATTCAGGGAAACGATCCGGCTTAGCTACGACCCGAAAATAACCTCAACCGAAACCATCTTAAAAGCATAGATTTTTGATGCAAAGCCTCAAAAATCCTGCAAACAAGCCATTTAAATGTGGCTCCGCCACGGGCTTGTTTGCCACCTGTTATACGTTATCACACGGAACCCGCAGTAAATGCGGATTCCTGTAATTTACAGTTCAAAACATATACTTTATATGCATAGATCCCACACGCGCTGATGGTCAGGGCGGTGATATCGGGGAACAATATCTTTCGGGAATTTATTATAAAGATGAAGAATCAGAGCACATCGTAACTGCATACTTAGATCTTGAAAAAGATAAATATCCGGAATTTCACGTTGAAAATAAAATGCTGGACTGCTTTTACGAAGCCGAAGAATACCATCAGGATTATCTCTTAAAAAATCCATCCGGCTACTGCCATATCAGCAGAGTGGAGATCGACAAAATAAGAGCATTGAATTGAAACCTGGAATGGGAAATGAGCTCTGGGGACGTTGTTTAGAGCTCATTTTTCCCCAAAACAACGCCCCCAGCGCTCATCTATTACTTTTTAATGTGATGACAAAGATCAAATCCAAAACCTGACGGAGAAACCATCATGCAGGACTTCGATGACGGAGTCTCTACAACCCTGCCGCTAGGGCATGTAAATCCACGTGCCTTCAAAAATTCAACAGCTTCATCAAAATCATCCACATTCATGCGGATAATGCTGATATCCCTTTCTATATTGTCTGTACATGTAACATCAACGTGAAAACCGTTTGCATCCTTCATTGTTACATTTACAATCTCTTTACCGCCTATATTTTCATTAGTATGGCGCTTCTCAAATCCAAGTTCTTCAAAAAGCTTGACAATATCCTCGCCATTCTTTGAAACGATAAGTGGATTGAATGATGTGATCTTCATGAATTGTACCCCCTTTTAAGATAAGCTTAAATTTGAACTTCTACCTTATTATATATACGAGAAATATCTATTTTGGTATAAAATTTGAAATTTTTTTGGGAAATTTTTTGATAAAATTTACTCATATAAATTACAGCTAACAAGTTTTATTTAAGGAGCGAGTGCAAAAAATGATCATAGAAAATAAAAATATTTATCTTTATGGAAAAGAAAACTCCGGAACACCGCTTGTAATCGTCAATACTTTTGAAGGTGACGGAAAAGAAATTTATGATACCATAAAAAATCTTACGGATAAAGCTTTCACAATGACTGTTATCGCTGATATCGACTGGAATGATGAGATGGCTCCCTGGGAGTGTCCTGCAATGTTTAAAGGCGACATTCCATGCACAGGCGGAGCAGATAAATATTTAAAAAAACTGGAAGAAATTTTTATTCCAAAGATTATAGACGAAATAGGTACGGAACCTGAATATATTGCCATTGCAGGCTATTCACTGGGCGGATTGTTTGCAATATACAGCCTTTATAAAACAGCTATTTTCAAACGGGCTGTCAGCGCCTCAGGCTCGATGTGGTTTCCGAAATTTGCTGATTTTATAATGAAAAATGAAATGAAATCTCCTGTTGAAAAAGTATACTTCTCGCTGGGTGATAAAGAAGCAGCTGTGAAAAATCAGGTGCTGAAAACAGTAGAAGAAAATACCAGGAAGATATACGAACATTTCAGATCAAAAAATATAGAAACCGTATTTGAAATGAACCCCGGAAATCACTTTAAAGATGCAGATCTTCGCCTTGCAAAAGGCATTGCATATATTCTGGAATGAGCCTATCTGGAGGAAATGACCCTGGGGGACGGAGTTTGGGGTTTGGAATGACCCTGGGGGACGGAGTTATAGGTTCATTTTAAAACAAAATGAACCTATAACTCCGTCCCCCAGGGTCATTCCAAACCCCAAACTCCGTCCCCCAGGGTCATTCCGAACCCCAAACTCCGTCCCCCAGGGTCATTTTTTACCACTCAATAATTCTTTCGATCGTCTTTACAAATTCATGAAGGCCATCTCTGTCTTCTTCGGTGAATCTTGCCTTACTCGGGCTGTCTATGTCTAACACCGCAACAACTTTTCCATCTTTATGGATCGGTATTACGATTTCAGAATTTGAAGCAGCATCACAGGCTATGTGTCCCGGAAATTCGTGTACATCTTTGACAAGCTGGATTTCATCCTTCCTGTCATTTATGATTAAGTCCTTTTTGATTCTAGCAAATCATCAGCTGCCTGTCATCTTCAAACTACTAATTTTTTTGCTGCCATAATGGCTTCGACTTCTTCCCTTTTTTCATATAAAACGCAGCCGCCCTGATGATCATCCGACAAGATATCTCCCGAACGAAGTGCCAGAAAAAGGTCTGAATTTATCGCATCTTTAAGCGAATGCTCTCGAATATTTATATCCGAATAAGGTGAAAAAGGACAAGGCTCTGCTCCGCCGTGGGAATTTATATGGAAAAATCCTCTTCCTGCAGCAATACATCCGCCCGAACTTTTTTCGTCTCCTGGGAAGGAAACAAATACCATTTCGGGATGTTCTTCCCTAAGCCTCTTTATTTCGGTCGTTAAATATTCTCTTTCTTCATCTCCGGGTGCAAGATTTTTTCCCTCTTCGTTAACAGGAACAAATTCAACATAAATAACAGCTTTGCAGCCACGCTCTGAAAGACTATTGATGAAGGATTCCGACGAAACTTCTCTCACATTTTCTGTCGTAACGGTTACGGATGCTCCAAAAATAAGTCCCCTATTCTTGAATTCATCCATATTTTTAATGAGGATATCATATATTCCCTTGCCTCTTCTCCTGTCAGTCGCATCCCTTTCACCCTCGATACTCATTATAGGGATCAGGTTTCTCGACTCATCCAGGAGCTCAAAATACTTCTCATTTAAGAATGTTCCGTTTGTAAATATCGGGAAAAGTATGTCCTTATGGCTTCCGGCTGCCTCTATAACATCACGCCTTATCATGGGTTCGCCGCCGGCAAGAAGGATAAAGCTTACTCCCAGGTCACTCGCTTCAGTAAAAACCTTATCCCATTCATCCCCCGAAAGCTGCATTACAGGCTCAGCATCAACCGTTGCATGATTGCATCTCGAATAACAGCCTTCGCAGTGCAGATTACATTTGCTCGTTATGCTGGCGATCAGAAAAGGCGGTATATGTTCACCATTTTTCTTTAATTCAGCTCTTTTCTTAGATGCCTTTTTGCTCGCTGCCGCAAACTTAAACATAAATGCACTTTCTTTGGGATTTTTTAATGTAGCCTTGATAGAATCAGCAACGACCCTTTCAACGCCGCCCGTCATGTATTCCTGTATGTCAAATTTCTTATCCATAATTCCTAAGCTCCTGTTATTCACAAAAACCTTTTACAAATTTACAAGCCGCAGCCATATCCGCTGCATCCGGATGACCTGCATGCAAAGCAGTAAAACTTCCTCTGCAATGAAATTCCTTATCTGAAAGTTTGATTCCTGCATCTCTCGTCAGATTCTGCATCTGTCCGTAAGTTGACTCAATAAGTGCTGCAGTACTTAAATTTACCAGATCACCGATCTTTCCGGCATTATCTTTTAAGAACTTCTCATGCATATATTCAGACTGCATTCCCTTTTTTGTCTCACGGTTGACCCTTGCGCTAAAATCTCCTTTTGAAATTTTCCGGACTACCTTTCCCATATCTTCAAGAGGTCTCACAAAATGTGCACTTCCGATATACAAAGCTATCCCACCTATGATCATTGAAAGACTGCAGATGGCCAGGCAGACAAATATCATAAATGATAGGCTTATCTCACCGTGATATAAAAACACCGTTGGTATAAGCACTAATGCTGATGAAAGAAGGCATGACAGGCAAAGCGTTATAATTGAGCCGATTGAAAAATATGTTCTGAGACTTATCAGATATTTTCCTTTATTTTTTGCCATTATTATTCTCCGTTTTTAAAACTGCCTTATAACCAAGTCCTCTTACAGTCTCAATGTCAAACCCGCTTTTTTCACTTATCCTTTTCCTGATCTTTTTAATATGGGCATCCACATTTCTCTCATCACTGTCAGAGTCTGCCCCCCAGATTTCCTCAAGAAGCTCTGTCCGTGTAAAAATCTTCCCGGGATTATTCAGGAGCTTAAAAAGCAGATAAAATTCCTTGGGAGGAAGTTCCTCTGTGATATTATCACTCGTCATTGTAAGTGCCTTATAATCCAGTTCAGTATTTCCTATTATTATCTTCTTTTCATTCTCAAGCTGGGCACGCCGAAGAAGTGCACGTATTCTTAAGACCATTTCCTTTAGGTTTATCGGCTTTATCATATAGTCATCGGTACCTGCAGAAAATGCCTTCTCCATATCCTCGATCTGGTCTTTAGCCGTGATAATAAGGACCGGAAGAAAATAACTTGTGCTTCTCAATAGCTTTATAAGTTCATATCCGTTCATCTTCGGCATCATTATATCTGTCACTATCAGATCTATATGTTCACGATCCATGACTTCGATTGCCTCTTCCCCGTCATAGGCAGAAAAGGTGATATACTCCTCGCGCTTTAATTTGGAACAGATCATCTTGTTTAGGGATCTGTCGTCTTCAACAACAAGTATTCTGAACATGGTCACCTCCGATGTATACAGCATATAATATCTTTATGACCTGGATATGACTTTTTGTTGACAAAATGAAATGTTTTTTGGGGCGAAATGAACATAAAAAGGCGCTTCGGTAGGAACCGAAACGCCTTTGTTTATTGAATGAAGTATACGATATTTTTTTATATTGTCAAGCTGAAAAATTTGAAATGAGAATTTCAATTATCTTCTATCATAGCCAGTGCGCCATAAATATTCGAATCATCTCCAAGCGCAGCTTTTTTAAGCTCTACGGTGTTTCTGATCGAAGGCATACAGTATCTGTCAACTTCCGCAAGGATCTTCTCCATAAAGAAATCTCCGACTGCTTCCATTACTCCGCCACCGTAAACAACGATATCCGGACTAATGGTATTTATCATATTTCCGGTAGCGACAGCAAGGTAATGACATGCTCTGTCAACAGCCTCTAAAGTTACGGGATCCTTTGCAGCGATCGCCTTCTTTAAATTCTTGCTCTTAAATACGCCATTTTCTATTGTATCCGAAAGCATATTTTTTCTTCCGCGGTTTGTCTGCTGCATGATATAAGCACTCATGCCCTTCTTACTGGAAAATGCCTCCAGGCATCCTCTCTGTCCACATCCGCAAAGAGGTCCCTCAGGATCGAGTATCATGTGTCCGTATTCTGCAGCCTTGTATTTATTACCGGTAAAGAGCTTACCATCAAGGATCAAGCCTCCACCCATTCCCGTGCCTACAAAAAATCCGACAACATTTTTATAACCTTTAGCAACGCCGTATTTATATTCTCCAAGAACACCGACATTAACATCATTTCCAATATAGAAAGGAATTCCCACTGCTTTTTCTATCGAGGATTTTATATCATAATTCTTCCAGGGCAGATTTGGTGAAGTGAGCACGATTCCCGCGCCCTGATCGATAACTCCCGGAGCTCCAGCAGCAATAGCCTTAAATTTAGATTTCTTGATATCAGAGTCCTTTATCATATCATTAACAACACTGATAATCACATTTTCAATGTTATTTACATCGTCTCCCATCTCCTTTGTTTTTTTCTTGAGACGATAAACGATTTCCTTTTTTTCATTGAAAATTGCACCAAGAATTTTTGTTCCGCCGATATCCAGACAAATGTTATAAGATTCACCCATTATTCTGCTCCCTTCTCAGCTTTTCAGCATTGCATATAACTGGCTTCTTTATTATTATCGTTATTTTTCAGCTTTTTCTTAACCTTTTTACACTAAACATTATAACTTTTAACCGAACATAATTCTACAGTGCGGAGCATGCAAGCCGGGTTCAAGTGCCCCTTCCACGCAAAAAAAGAGCAGCTAAAAGCTGCTCTTTTTTAGTGCGGAAGGCGGGACTTGAACCCGCACAACATTGCTGTCACAAGATCCTTAGTCTTGCTCGTCTGCCAGTTCCGACACTTCCGCGTGCCTATCTATAATACTAAAAGCTGACAGATTTTGCAAGTACTTTTTTCAAATTTTTTTATTTTTTTCAGGCTTCCTTCCCGCCTCTTCTGAAAATAGTCCTGAAGATAAGACGTGTCAGCGGACCTGCAATTATAAACTGCATTCCATAAGCAGCCGGAAGATTCAAAGCCCATGTCTGGGCATAGGTTCCAAGGCTCGGTGTCTTAAAAAGGAATGTAGCGATAAGGCTCATGATCGGGCACATCAGCGCACAGATGCAGAATGAGATCGCATAGGTTATAAACTGAGGTCTGTCTGTAGGCTTCATAAATGAAAAAGCCAGCATGGGTGCGATACGTCCTACAACGAAAAGTTCAAGGATGACCGCTATAGGCCACATGATCTTAAGCTCACTGAAAGCCATAATAAATACAGCATTTGTGCATCCGCCCATGTTAACGGAAATGTTATAGCATATCATTCCATAAACCATTACGAAAGCCATGATCAGAGTAAAGACAACATTTTCAAGTTTTGTTTTAGGCATTTAAAACTTCCTCCCAATAAATAAATTTCCTTTGTAATTTTCCTATACAGCAAAAAAAGGACCGAGAAACTTTCGTCTCGATCCTTATATCTGCGACTACCATTAATTAATTATATCCTATCATAAAAACACATAATTCGTAAGCGGCAATTAGGACATCATCCGTTTTTCGTCCATTTTCCGACGATTTTCTTTTCCCGAAAAACTTTTTTCGGTAAATAGCTCTGTTTTCAGCTGTTGGCAGGATTGGAATTTCAGCATTTTTCATAATCATACAGTTCGTCCCAAAATAAATTTTCATATCTTGCGCAGGAATTGAATATATCCGAAAGTCTATCCCGCTCTCTGCTGTCTAACCCGTCCATTTTTTTATCCAGAAATTCTATCCATTTGCAGTTTGTCTCAATATATCCCTCACTTCTGTAGGAGTCAAACCAATGCTTATATGGTGAGTTTTTTATTTCTTCAGGATATTTTTCCGTGAATTTTTCTGCTATATATGCGTACACCCATGAACATTGCAGCAGTGCAGTAAGTCCGGCAGCTATCCCGTTTTCTTCAAGCTTCTTTCTCATATAGGCAACATATTCGAGGATTACGGTAGACCTTACACAGCTCGAAATCTCATCTTCCGTAATGCCTGTTTTTTCCAGATTTGGACGGTGTACTCTGACCAGTTCGCTCTTTGTCTCCGAAATGATTTCAGTTAAAAAAGCCAAAAGTTCTTCATCCTCAGTATAGCCCTGCATCATTTCCAGAATTTCTATATAATCCTTAAGATAAAGAAAATCCTGCAGCATGTAA is from Lachnospiraceae bacterium C1.1 and encodes:
- a CDS encoding GNAT family N-acetyltransferase, which produces MEILSNHIVEIKNGKSEREFIILSKEKEVGSVVISEKGEIYFELDPESRHKHFATNALFILMPYIHEHLHEPIIHAVIPVENEMAKHVVEHNGYEIVSKDSNNIYYEHRIYETRLDDDYIPSDGLKVIYLAGGCFWGMERAFKELKGVVETKVGYANGHIKNPTYEEVCRHETGFRETIRLSYDPKITSTETILKA
- a CDS encoding alpha/beta hydrolase-fold protein, whose protein sequence is MIIENKNIYLYGKENSGTPLVIVNTFEGDGKEIYDTIKNLTDKAFTMTVIADIDWNDEMAPWECPAMFKGDIPCTGGADKYLKKLEEIFIPKIIDEIGTEPEYIAIAGYSLGGLFAIYSLYKTAIFKRAVSASGSMWFPKFADFIMKNEMKSPVEKVYFSLGDKEAAVKNQVLKTVEENTRKIYEHFRSKNIETVFEMNPGNHFKDADLRLAKGIAYILE
- a CDS encoding radical SAM protein; amino-acid sequence: MDKKFDIQEYMTGGVERVVADSIKATLKNPKESAFMFKFAAASKKASKKRAELKKNGEHIPPFLIASITSKCNLHCEGCYSRCNHATVDAEPVMQLSGDEWDKVFTEASDLGVSFILLAGGEPMIRRDVIEAAGSHKDILFPIFTNGTFLNEKYFELLDESRNLIPIMSIEGERDATDRRRGKGIYDILIKNMDEFKNRGLIFGASVTVTTENVREVSSESFINSLSERGCKAVIYVEFVPVNEEGKNLAPGDEEREYLTTEIKRLREEHPEMVFVSFPGDEKSSGGCIAAGRGFFHINSHGGAEPCPFSPYSDINIREHSLKDAINSDLFLALRSGDILSDDHQGGCVLYEKREEVEAIMAAKKLVV
- a CDS encoding response regulator transcription factor, coding for MFRILVVEDDRSLNKMICSKLKREEYITFSAYDGEEAIEVMDREHIDLIVTDIMMPKMNGYELIKLLRSTSYFLPVLIITAKDQIEDMEKAFSAGTDDYMIKPINLKEMVLRIRALLRRAQLENEKKIIIGNTELDYKALTMTSDNITEELPPKEFYLLFKLLNNPGKIFTRTELLEEIWGADSDSDERNVDAHIKKIRKRISEKSGFDIETVRGLGYKAVLKTENNNGKK
- a CDS encoding ROK family protein, translated to MGESYNICLDIGGTKILGAIFNEKKEIVYRLKKKTKEMGDDVNNIENVIISVVNDMIKDSDIKKSKFKAIAAGAPGVIDQGAGIVLTSPNLPWKNYDIKSSIEKAVGIPFYIGNDVNVGVLGEYKYGVAKGYKNVVGFFVGTGMGGGLILDGKLFTGNKYKAAEYGHMILDPEGPLCGCGQRGCLEAFSSKKGMSAYIMQQTNRGRKNMLSDTIENGVFKSKNLKKAIAAKDPVTLEAVDRACHYLAVATGNMINTISPDIVVYGGGVMEAVGDFFMEKILAEVDRYCMPSIRNTVELKKAALGDDSNIYGALAMIEDN
- a CDS encoding DUF2798 domain-containing protein; the protein is MPKTKLENVVFTLIMAFVMVYGMICYNISVNMGGCTNAVFIMAFSELKIMWPIAVILELFVVGRIAPMLAFSFMKPTDRPQFITYAISFCICALMCPIMSLIATFLFKTPSLGTYAQTWALNLPAAYGMQFIIAGPLTRLIFRTIFRRGGKEA